A region of Flavobacterium album DNA encodes the following proteins:
- a CDS encoding efflux RND transporter permease subunit, giving the protein MFSKFIQRPVFAIVISIMIVFMGSLSIMQLPTSQFPEIAPTTVNIFIAYPGASADVLVKSTLITLENAINGVQDARYVATDATSAGEATLRIIFEPGTDPNQAVIRVKTRVDQVMPLLPELVQREGVVITPIQPSMLMYVNLYAKNKTMDEKFLYNYASVKMIPEINRIKGVGRTQILGSRTYAMRIWLNPERMRAYNISVDEVMKALGEQSIVGRPGRIGQSSGIQAQSLEYVLTYKGRFSEPSEYENVIIRANAGGEAIRLKDIGRAELGSEFFDIYSNLDGHPSASIVLKQNYGSNASDVIKNVKLKLEEMRQTFPPGMDYKISYDVSQFLDASIEQVVHTLRDAFILVAIVVFIFLGDWRSTLIPILAVPVSLIGAFFAIQMFGLSINLVTLFALVLAIGIVVDDAIVVVEAVHAKFEEFPHISPYLAVKKVLGEITGAIIAITAVMVSVFLPISFMSGPVGTFYRQFSITMASSIVISAIVALTLTPVLCAMLLKNHHGHEKKKNILTKGLDSFNRGFDKMTGKYVGLLRNIVSRRLVTFVVLIAFCAGTFYVNKILPGGFIPIEDQGTIYAIIQTPPGSTLETTNQVSQRLQKICEEVDGVESVSSLAGYEIMTEGRGSNAGTCLINLKPWHDRKHKVTEIMEELEGKTRNLGAKIEFFEPPAIPGFGSSGGFSMRLLDKNTTTDYQDFDKVNKQFMDELGKRKELTGLFTFFAANYPQYELVIDNNLAMQKGVSIGEAMENLNIMVGSTYEQGFIKFNRFFKVYVQSDPKFRRLPSDILNMFVKNDKGEMVPYSAFMKLVKGQGPNEITRYNMYNSAAIQGLPAKGYTTADAIAAVKEVAEKLPKGYGIAWEGLSYDEANRGNESVYIFLIVLAFVYFVLAAQYESFIIPLAVVFSLPVGVFGTFLMLKLMGLENNIYAQIGLIMLVGLLGKNAVLIVEFAVQKRHEGFTIFEAAIEGAKVRFRPILMTSFAFIAGLIPLIIATGAGAIGNKTIGGAALGGMLFGTVFGVIIVPGLYYIFGSMADGRKLIKFEDESSLSDSLAHQVDNFATNNDETNETK; this is encoded by the coding sequence ATGTTTAGTAAATTCATACAAAGGCCCGTCTTTGCGATTGTGATCTCGATCATGATCGTTTTCATGGGATCGTTGTCAATTATGCAGCTGCCAACATCGCAATTTCCAGAAATTGCGCCGACAACTGTGAATATCTTTATCGCCTATCCGGGCGCGAGTGCCGACGTATTGGTTAAATCGACCCTTATTACGTTGGAAAATGCCATCAACGGTGTGCAGGATGCACGTTATGTAGCCACCGATGCGACCAGTGCCGGTGAAGCAACACTAAGGATCATCTTTGAACCGGGCACCGACCCTAACCAGGCGGTTATCAGGGTTAAGACCAGGGTTGACCAGGTTATGCCGCTGTTACCGGAACTTGTACAGCGGGAAGGGGTTGTTATCACCCCTATCCAGCCGAGTATGTTGATGTATGTGAACCTGTACGCGAAGAATAAGACCATGGATGAAAAATTCCTGTACAATTATGCGAGCGTAAAAATGATCCCTGAGATCAACAGGATCAAGGGTGTGGGACGTACACAGATATTGGGTAGCCGTACTTACGCAATGCGTATCTGGCTGAACCCTGAGCGTATGAGGGCATACAATATCTCTGTAGACGAGGTGATGAAGGCGCTGGGCGAGCAGAGTATCGTAGGGCGTCCGGGACGTATCGGGCAGAGCTCAGGTATCCAGGCTCAGTCGCTTGAATATGTACTGACATATAAAGGCCGTTTCAGTGAGCCTTCGGAATATGAGAATGTTATTATCCGTGCCAATGCCGGTGGTGAAGCCATCCGCCTGAAAGACATTGGCCGTGCCGAGCTGGGCAGTGAATTCTTCGATATCTACTCGAACCTTGACGGGCACCCTTCGGCATCCATCGTATTGAAACAGAATTACGGTAGTAACGCGAGTGATGTAATCAAGAACGTGAAATTGAAACTGGAGGAAATGAGGCAAACCTTCCCTCCGGGAATGGACTATAAGATCAGTTATGACGTATCGCAGTTCCTTGATGCATCGATCGAACAGGTAGTGCATACACTAAGGGATGCGTTCATCCTTGTGGCTATCGTGGTATTCATCTTCCTTGGCGACTGGCGTTCTACCCTGATCCCGATCCTTGCTGTGCCGGTATCCCTCATCGGGGCATTCTTTGCCATTCAGATGTTCGGCCTTTCCATCAATCTGGTAACGCTGTTTGCACTTGTACTCGCTATTGGTATCGTTGTGGATGACGCGATTGTCGTCGTCGAGGCGGTGCATGCCAAGTTTGAGGAATTCCCGCATATATCGCCATATCTTGCCGTGAAAAAAGTATTGGGTGAGATCACCGGGGCGATCATCGCGATCACTGCGGTAATGGTGTCGGTATTCCTTCCTATATCGTTCATGTCGGGCCCTGTAGGTACATTCTACCGCCAGTTCTCTATTACCATGGCGAGCTCGATCGTAATTTCGGCTATTGTGGCGCTTACGCTGACACCTGTATTGTGTGCCATGCTTTTGAAAAACCACCATGGCCATGAAAAGAAAAAGAACATCCTTACCAAAGGCCTTGACAGCTTTAACCGCGGCTTTGATAAAATGACCGGTAAATATGTAGGCTTGCTGCGTAATATTGTTAGCAGGAGATTGGTTACCTTCGTAGTACTTATCGCGTTTTGTGCCGGTACCTTCTATGTGAACAAGATACTTCCGGGAGGCTTTATCCCGATTGAAGACCAGGGTACCATCTATGCGATCATCCAGACACCTCCGGGCTCTACGCTTGAAACCACAAACCAGGTTTCGCAAAGGCTTCAGAAAATATGTGAAGAGGTAGATGGTGTAGAATCGGTTTCATCGCTTGCAGGTTATGAGATCATGACCGAAGGCCGCGGATCCAACGCCGGTACCTGTCTTATCAACCTTAAGCCTTGGCATGACAGGAAACATAAAGTTACCGAGATCATGGAAGAGCTGGAAGGCAAGACCAGGAACCTTGGGGCAAAAATTGAGTTCTTCGAGCCGCCGGCCATCCCGGGTTTCGGTTCTTCGGGAGGTTTCTCAATGCGTTTGCTTGACAAAAATACGACTACCGATTACCAGGATTTCGACAAAGTGAACAAGCAGTTTATGGATGAGCTAGGCAAGCGTAAAGAGCTTACCGGTTTATTTACCTTCTTCGCGGCCAACTATCCGCAGTATGAATTGGTGATAGACAACAACCTTGCGATGCAGAAAGGCGTATCTATCGGTGAAGCGATGGAAAACCTTAACATCATGGTAGGTAGTACTTACGAACAGGGCTTCATTAAGTTCAACCGTTTCTTTAAGGTATATGTACAGTCCGACCCTAAATTCAGGAGGCTTCCATCAGACATCCTTAATATGTTCGTGAAAAATGATAAAGGCGAAATGGTACCTTACTCTGCTTTCATGAAGCTTGTAAAAGGACAGGGGCCGAATGAGATTACCCGTTATAACATGTACAACTCTGCAGCGATCCAGGGGCTTCCTGCCAAAGGCTACACTACGGCCGATGCCATCGCCGCCGTTAAGGAAGTTGCCGAAAAGCTGCCGAAGGGCTACGGTATTGCATGGGAAGGCCTTTCGTATGACGAGGCCAACAGGGGTAACGAATCGGTTTACATCTTCCTTATCGTACTGGCGTTCGTATACTTTGTGCTTGCTGCGCAGTATGAAAGCTTCATCATCCCGCTTGCGGTTGTGTTCTCGCTTCCGGTAGGGGTTTTCGGAACATTCCTTATGCTTAAGCTAATGGGACTTGAAAACAACATCTATGCACAGATCGGGCTTATCATGCTCGTCGGGCTCTTGGGTAAGAACGCAGTATTGATCGTAGAGTTTGCCGTCCAGAAGCGACACGAAGGCTTTACGATATTTGAAGCAGCCATTGAAGGTGCCAAGGTGCGTTTCCGTCCGATCCTGATGACCTCATTCGCGTTCATCGCAGGTTTGATCCCGCTGATCATCGCCACAGGTGCAGGTGCTATCGGTAACAAGACTATTGGTGGCGCTGCACTGGGAGGTATGCTTTTCGGAACCGTATTCGGAGTAATTATCGTACCTGGATTATATTACATCTTTGGTTCCATGGCAGACGGACGGAAACTGATCAAGTTTGAAGACGAAAGTTCCTTATCCGACTCGCTTGCCCACCAGGTAGATAATTTCGCTACAAATAATGATGAAACTAATGAAACCAAATAG
- a CDS encoding TolC family protein, which yields MVKKIIYRGLVVAAVAIAFTACKLPGVVQRDENRNVPAAYATGMSQDTTNTAQMKWKQYFTDPNLVSLIDTALQNNQELNITMQEIQIAKNEIRARKGEYLPFVGLGAGAGVDKVGRYTNIGALEATTDITPGKEMPEPLQDYRFGATASWEIDIWNKLHNAKKAAVNRYLSTVEGKNFMVTNLIGEIAATYYELLALDNQLAIVKQNIEIQTNALEIVKLQKQSARVTELAVRRFQAQVLNTQSLQYDIQQKIVETENRINFLVGRFPQPVQRSNQAFTDLVPQIVQSGIPSQMLANRPDIRQAELDLMAAKLDVKVAKARFYPQLGISAGIGYQAFDPSYLIKPKSLLYTLAGDLTAPLINRNAIKAAYYSANSKQIQAVINYERTILEAYIQIANQVSRISNLQKSYDLKAQEVDALNQSITISNDLFQSARADYMEVLLTQRDALESKFDLIETRLQQMNATVTIYRSLGGGWN from the coding sequence ATGGTTAAGAAGATAATATACAGAGGCCTCGTCGTAGCCGCAGTTGCGATAGCCTTTACAGCATGTAAACTCCCGGGCGTAGTGCAGCGGGATGAGAACAGGAACGTTCCGGCCGCCTATGCGACCGGCATGTCGCAGGATACTACAAATACCGCCCAGATGAAATGGAAGCAGTATTTTACCGACCCGAACCTTGTGTCCCTTATTGATACGGCCCTGCAAAACAACCAGGAGCTGAATATCACGATGCAGGAAATACAGATCGCCAAGAACGAGATACGTGCCCGTAAAGGGGAGTACCTTCCGTTCGTAGGGCTGGGTGCCGGTGCAGGCGTAGACAAAGTAGGCCGGTACACCAATATTGGTGCACTGGAGGCTACGACCGACATCACGCCGGGCAAGGAAATGCCGGAGCCGCTGCAGGACTACAGGTTTGGCGCTACCGCATCATGGGAGATCGATATCTGGAATAAATTGCATAATGCTAAAAAGGCAGCCGTGAACAGGTACCTTTCTACTGTAGAAGGCAAGAACTTTATGGTGACCAACCTTATCGGTGAGATTGCTGCTACCTATTATGAGCTGCTTGCGCTGGATAACCAGCTGGCTATTGTAAAGCAGAACATTGAGATACAGACGAATGCTTTGGAAATCGTGAAGCTGCAAAAACAGTCGGCCCGTGTTACCGAGCTTGCCGTGCGCAGGTTCCAGGCACAGGTGCTTAACACACAAAGCCTTCAGTACGACATACAGCAGAAGATCGTGGAGACCGAGAACAGGATAAACTTTCTTGTGGGCCGTTTCCCGCAGCCGGTACAGCGCAGCAACCAGGCTTTTACCGACCTTGTGCCACAGATAGTACAGTCAGGTATCCCTTCGCAGATGCTGGCTAACCGCCCTGATATCCGTCAGGCAGAGCTTGACCTTATGGCAGCTAAACTCGATGTAAAAGTGGCTAAGGCACGCTTCTACCCGCAGCTTGGCATTTCGGCAGGCATAGGCTACCAGGCGTTTGACCCGTCGTACCTTATAAAACCGAAATCATTGCTGTATACCCTCGCGGGCGACCTTACCGCACCGCTCATCAACAGGAATGCGATAAAGGCGGCTTACTACAGCGCTAACTCGAAACAGATACAAGCCGTTATCAACTACGAGCGTACGATACTTGAAGCGTATATCCAGATAGCCAACCAGGTTTCGAGAATAAGCAACCTGCAAAAAAGCTACGACCTGAAAGCACAGGAAGTGGACGCATTGAACCAGTCGATCACGATATCGAACGACCTTTTCCAATCGGCACGTGCAGATTATATGGAAGTACTACTGACCCAGCGTGATGCGCTTGAGTCGAAATTTGACCTTATTGAAACAAGGCTTCAGCAGATGAATGCCACAGTTACCATCTATCGTTCTCTTGGCGGCGGATGGAATTAA